From Chromatiales bacterium, one genomic window encodes:
- a CDS encoding RDD family protein yields MPRSDHGNQPRTAGVWRRLAASFYDLLLLVAVWMLVTLIIIALRGGEAISPGALPFQLLLFVIGAAFYISSWLRGGQTLGMRAWRIRLEKGSGAAIDLRTGLLRFASGLLTIASCGVGLAWLWIDRDGLTWHDRLAGTRVVVLPAKLD; encoded by the coding sequence ATTCCCAGATCAGATCATGGCAACCAGCCCCGGACAGCCGGCGTCTGGCGCCGTCTTGCCGCAAGCTTCTATGACCTGCTGCTGCTCGTGGCGGTGTGGATGCTCGTCACCCTGATCATCATCGCGCTTCGTGGTGGCGAGGCCATCAGCCCCGGCGCCCTGCCCTTTCAGTTGCTGCTGTTCGTCATCGGCGCCGCTTTTTACATCAGCTCATGGCTGCGCGGCGGGCAGACGCTGGGCATGCGGGCGTGGCGGATCCGGCTGGAAAAGGGGTCGGGTGCAGCCATCGACCTGCGCACCGGCCTGCTGCGCTTTGCGAGCGGCCTGCTGACGATTGCTTCCTGCGGGGTGGGACTGGCGTGGCTGTGGATCGATCGCGATGGGCTGACCTGGCACGACCGCCTGGCCGGAACGCGGGTGGTGGTGCTGCCGGCCAAACTGGATTGA
- the pcnB gene encoding polynucleotide adenylyltransferase PcnB, which translates to MNQASLPVDAPRIIPRPEHNISRANISRAALKVLYRLKEAGFQAFIVGGGVRDLLLNRQPKDFDIATDASPEQVHAVFGNSRIIGRRFRLVHVRFRDEIIEVATFRGIGSEDEESEDRQILDVTGRILKDNSYGSIEEDAWRRDFTVNALYYNIADFSIWDYVNGMQDIAEGRIRLIGDPVTRYREDPVRMIRAVRLAAKLDLEIHPDTAAPIAQLAPLLDNMPPARLFDEFLKVFATGHALESYRRLCRHGLLEHLFPATARWLAADTDGKRRRFIERALANTDQRIAEGLPVTPMFLFGVFLWGPVQERAAELCKSGEMSENQALIEAGIEVTNEQITRVSLPRRFSVPMREMLQLQPRFMRRQGRRTGVLLQHRRFRAAYDLLVLRLELGEVTPELVEWWTKIQAMSPEEQQKEFGGQVQRQGPRSRRRRRPAPSAS; encoded by the coding sequence TTGAATCAGGCCAGTCTCCCCGTGGATGCTCCGCGCATCATTCCGCGACCGGAACACAATATTTCGCGGGCCAACATCTCGCGGGCCGCCCTGAAAGTTCTGTATCGCCTCAAGGAGGCCGGGTTTCAGGCCTTCATCGTCGGGGGCGGGGTACGTGACCTGCTGCTGAACCGGCAGCCCAAGGACTTCGACATCGCGACCGATGCCAGCCCTGAGCAGGTTCATGCGGTCTTCGGCAACAGCCGCATCATCGGCCGTCGTTTCCGCCTGGTACATGTGCGCTTTCGCGACGAGATCATCGAGGTCGCAACCTTCCGCGGTATCGGCAGCGAAGACGAGGAGAGCGAAGACCGGCAGATCCTCGATGTGACCGGCCGCATCCTCAAGGACAATTCCTACGGTTCGATCGAAGAGGATGCCTGGCGGCGCGATTTCACCGTCAATGCGCTCTACTACAACATCGCTGATTTCTCGATCTGGGATTACGTGAACGGCATGCAGGATATCGCCGAGGGCCGTATCCGGCTGATCGGTGATCCGGTGACGCGCTATCGTGAAGATCCGGTACGCATGATCCGTGCGGTGCGCCTGGCAGCCAAGCTGGACCTCGAAATCCATCCGGATACGGCCGCGCCAATCGCGCAGCTGGCACCCCTGCTGGACAACATGCCACCGGCGCGCCTCTTTGACGAGTTTCTCAAGGTCTTTGCGACCGGGCACGCGCTGGAGAGCTACCGGCGGCTGTGCAGGCATGGATTGCTGGAGCATCTTTTTCCCGCCACTGCGCGCTGGCTGGCGGCCGACACGGACGGCAAACGCCGGCGCTTCATTGAACGGGCGCTGGCCAACACGGATCAACGGATTGCCGAGGGCTTGCCGGTAACGCCGATGTTCCTGTTCGGCGTGTTTCTCTGGGGTCCCGTGCAGGAGCGGGCCGCCGAGCTGTGCAAGTCCGGCGAGATGTCGGAGAACCAGGCCTTGATCGAAGCCGGTATCGAAGTGACCAACGAGCAGATCACGCGCGTCAGTCTGCCCAGGCGTTTTTCGGTGCCGATGCGCGAAATGTTGCAGCTGCAGCCGCGCTTCATGCGACGACAGGGGCGGCGTACCGGAGTGTTGCTTCAGCACCGGCGTTTCCGCGCCGCCTACGACCTGCTGGTGCTGCGCCTTGAGCTCGGTGAAGTCACGCCAGAGCTGGTGGAATGGTGGACGAAGATCCAGGCGATGTCGCCCGAAGAGCAGCAAAAGGAATTCGGCGGGCAGGTCCAGCGGCAGGGACCACGCAGCCGTCGCCGGCGGCGACCGGCTCCATCTGCCTCCTGA
- the folK gene encoding 2-amino-4-hydroxy-6-hydroxymethyldihydropteridine diphosphokinase, with protein MGPAVPAETWLPAYIGLGSNLGDPQAQLERAFAELAELPSSRLVARSRLYRSPPLGGLSQPDYLNAVAAILTRLEPQALLDALHAIEGAHGRDRMKARRWAARTLDLDLLVYGDLKLKSAQLEIPHPGIAARNFVLLPLVEVAPGLRIPGLGALAELAAATDRSAVELVG; from the coding sequence ATGGGACCTGCAGTGCCGGCAGAAACCTGGCTGCCTGCCTATATAGGACTCGGGAGCAATCTCGGTGATCCGCAGGCCCAACTGGAGCGGGCCTTTGCCGAATTGGCGGAATTGCCCTCAAGTCGTCTTGTGGCCCGTTCCCGCCTGTACCGCAGTCCGCCGCTTGGAGGGCTGTCACAGCCCGATTATCTGAACGCGGTGGCTGCGATTCTGACCCGCCTTGAGCCACAGGCACTGCTTGATGCCCTGCATGCGATCGAAGGTGCGCATGGGCGTGACAGGATGAAGGCGAGGCGCTGGGCCGCGCGTACACTCGACCTGGACTTGCTGGTCTACGGCGACCTGAAGCTGAAGTCCGCGCAACTTGAAATTCCTCATCCGGGCATTGCGGCGCGAAATTTTGTATTGTTGCCACTCGTGGAAGTCGCGCCAGGCTTGCGCATACCGGGTCTGGGAGCGCTGGCTGAACTGGCGGCTGCCACCGACCGCTCAGCAGTGGAGCTGGTCGGGTAG